The Microbacterium natoriense genomic interval AATGAGCATCCCCATCGCCACAGAAGCGTCGGTTCTTGCGCCAATCAACCCCGATTGGACCATCGCCGAGCTCGTCGAATGGCTCGCCGACGACTCCCGTCAGCACGACGTGGCGTTGCAGCATCCGCTCGCGCTGATCGAGCGAGCCGTCACCGGCGAGACGTGGATCCGCACGCCGTCGACCGTGGCACTCGTGCGCTCGCTGACCTCCGCCGCACGCACGCACGGTGCCGTCGTGATCGCCGACCTGACGCCGTTCGAGTCGCAGTTCGTGCCGCTCGGAGGCACGTCAAGCGGCACGAATCGCGACCGGAAGGAGCGGATGCCCGAGCCTCAGGTCGCCTGAGCGGGAGCGGGAGGGGAAGCGGGAGCGGGTGGGGGAACGGGAGCCGGTGCGGGAACGGACGTCTCGGCCGGAGCGGCTTCCGCCAGGGACGAGTCCACGGCCTGCGACTGGGCCGACACGATGTCGGCGCGGTCGCGGAACCCCTCTGCCGTGACCTTGTCGAGAGCGACCTGCTTGCGGATCGCCGCGGCCTTCTCGTACAGCGTGGGCTCGCCGTACGAGGTGAGCACCTTCACGAGCACGGGCAGCAGCTCGATCATGAAGAACAGCGCGGCGATCAGCCAGTGCGCCCACAGGATCGTCGGCTCCTTCTCGCTGAGCCGGTTGAGCCCGCTGATCTGGCTGAGCAGACCGGTCGCACCCGCGTTGCCCTGGGCGACGGCATCCGCTCTCGCGTTGTACGCGGCGAGCGCCGCGTCGTAGGTCTTCTGCGCCGCGGGCAGCTGCGACTGGGCCTCCGTGCGGTTCTGCTTCTCGGACGTCGCCGTGTTCTCCTTGGCCGAGCTGCCAGCGGCCGCGAGCTCCTCGTTGGCGGTGCGCAGCTGTGCCGCGAGCGCGTCGTAGGTCTGCTGAGCCTCGGCGAGCTGAGCCTGAGCGGCGTCCGAGCTCGCGCCCTCGCCGTTCACTCCGGTGCAGCCGGGCACGGTGCCAGCGCCCTCACCTGTGAGCTCGCACTGGTAGAGCACCCTGGCCTGGTCGATCACGGCTTGCTGCGCGGTCATCTTCGCGGTGAGGTCGTCGACGGTCGACTGCGCGGCGGCCTCGCTCGCCGACGAAGAGTCGGTGCCGGCGACGATGCCGGTCGCGGCCTGGTTCTGGAGTTCGGCGAGATGCGCGGACGCCGCATCCAGCGCCTTCTTCTCGGGGCCCGTCTCGAGAGCGTCCTGATCGGACTGCGCCTGCGTGATGTTCGTGGACGCGACCTCTCGGGCGATGTCGTTGTGGAAGATCTGCAGCACGAGCGGCTCTGCCACCACGAAGCCGATGATCGCAGCCATGATCACGCGCGGGATCGCGAGCCCGATCAGCCGCCAGATGTTCTTCGTCGACGCCATGGTCGAGGTGAGGAAGCGATCGAGGTTGAAGATGATCAGCGCCCACACGATCGCGAGCGGCACAGCCAGCCAGATCAGGGCGCCCACGCCGGTCGTCAACGCGAACAGCATCGAGATCGCCGAGACCAGCGCGGTGCCTGCGAGCACGAAGAACATCTGGACGAAACGCGGGGTCTCGCCGGGAACGCGGTCGAGGATCTCGCCCTCGGCGCCGCCGAGGATCGCGAGGGTGCGCAGGCGAGATCCGGGGACGCGCGGCTTCTTGTCGCGCTTCGGACGTGGCGTCCGCTCCTTCTTCTCTCGGATGGTGGATGCCGGAGCCGGCTCCGCTTCGAGAGGGTCGATGACCTCGATGGGGTGCGTCGCGGTGTCTGCTGCAGACTCGCTGCCGGACGGCTCGAACGCCCGCAGGAAGTCGAGGTCGTCGTCGGTCACAGAGCCCTGAGGGGCGTCGGTGTCGAACGAGATCCGCCCCTGGGAATCCATCCGGCCGGGGCGATGCGCGGAATAGGCCATCCTTCGAGGGTAGGGAACCACGCCTGTGCATCCCCCGGACGATCCCTGCGAGGCATTCACAGGTTCGGGGTGCGCGTTCGCATCCGCGATGCCAGTCTTGACCCATGAAGACCCTGCTGCTCGCCCGCCACGCGAAGTCGGACTGGGATGTGTTCGGCGCCGCCGATCATGACCGGACCCTGAACTCCCGCGGTCGTCGCGACGCGCCAGCGATGGCGCGGCGACTCATCGACGACGGCCTCCGCGTGGACCGCATCGTCTCGAGCAGCGCCGCCCGCGCGCGCAGCACGGCCGATGACTATGCCGCCGCATTCGGACTCGCCGTGGTCGAAGAGCCCCTGCTCTACGAAGCATCCTCTCGCTCTATCCTCGCGATCGCGGCGGCGTTGCCAGACGAGAGCGAGGTCGCGATGCTCGTCGGCCACAACCCAGGGATGAGCGACGCGGTGGGCGAGCTGACCGGCGCCTTCGAAGGCCTGCCGACCTGCGCCGTCGCCGAGTGCGCGGTCGACGTCGGTTCCTGGGCCGAGCTCATCGAAGGCACCGGCCGCCTGCTGCGCGTGCGCACGCCCCGCGACGACGAGTAGCGCTGCCCGACTCCGACATCGCGAGGACCGGTGACGCGCGGCGGATTCGACGAGTGCACGGCATCTCGCCGAGAGCACGGCTCACCGCCGCCGACCGCCCGTGCACTCGTCGACAGCACGGGAACTCGATGCCGGACGAGATCGCTCGAGGTCAGCCTGGCAGCATCCGCCGGATGCTCGCGTCGTATGCGGCGAGCGCGGCCTCCAGAGGGAAATGCCCGGCCGCGCACAGTGTCGCGAGGCCATGCATGAGCCCCCAGACCCCGAGGAAGTCCTCCGCGTCGGCGAGACCTGCGGCGGCGGATGCGGCGCCCAGGAGGTTCTCGAGGTCGACGATGAGCGGCGCCATGACCTCACTCGGATCCCCCGGGATGCAGACCGTGGGGTCGTAGATCACGTCGAAGCTGTTCGGGCGCTCGACCGCGAAGCGCAGATACGCCGCCCCGCCTGCGATCAGAGCGCTGACGGGGTCGACGTCGGCCGTGGCCGTGCGCACCTCGGAGACGAGGTCGGCCATGCTCCGCTCGGCGAGAACCTTGAGCAGCCCGCGCCGGTCGGCGAAGTGATGATAGGGCGCGTTGTGGCTGACATCGGCAGCGCGAGCCACTTCGCGCAGGCTGATCTCGTGAGCCGGCTTCTCCGCGAGCAACTGCATCGCGGCGGTCTCCAGCGCGTGCGCGAGGTCGCCGTGATGGTAGCCGGCGCGAGAACTTGACACGAGCAACATTGTCTCCTATCTTGACAGTGTCCAGCAAGTTGACACTGTCCAGATAGGAGACATCATGGCATCCGCACTCGTCATCGACGGCCACCCCGATGCACGTTCCCTCACCGCCGAGCTCGCTCGTCGCTATGCCGAGGCTCATGGCGACGCCCGTGTGCTCGCGCTGCGCGACCTCGAGTTCGATCCCTCGCTGCGCTTCGGCTATCGCGAGCGCATGACGCTCGAACCCGACCTCGTCGATGCGAAGAGCGCTCTTCACGAGGCGGCGACGGTCGTCGTCTTCACACCGCTGTGGTGGGGATCGGTGCCTGCGATCCTCAAGGGATTCTTCGACCGCGCTCTGCTGCCACAGCAGGAGTACCGCTATACGAAGCTCGGATTGCCCGAGGGGCTGCTGCACGCCCGCAACGGCCGGTTGTTCCTGCTCGCGGACACCCCGTGGTTCCTCGCGCCGTTCACCGGCCTGCCCGCGCAGACCCATGTCGCCCGAGGGACGCTGAAGTTCTGCGGCGTCCGCTCCGTGCGCACGCATCGGATGCTGGGCGTCAAAGACGCGGCTCCCGAGCGGGTATCGGCATGGCTGGATCGAGCCGCGGCCCTGGGCGCACGCGACGGCATCCGCGACGCAGCACGAGACGGGGGCCACCGGGGCGCGTCCGTCATCACGCAGGAGTTCGTGGGGTCCACGGCCTCCTGAAATCGAACCGGGGCAGCTCTCGAGCCGCGGCGCCTCAGGCCATCGCGGCCGAGGCCGCCTCGTCCTCGGTCGTCGCCACGAGCTGACCGCAGGCGCCGTCGATCTCCTTGCCGCGGGTGTCGCGGAGCGTCGTCGGGATGCCGGCGTCGTTGAGACGGCGCACGAACTCGTTCTGCACATCCTTGTCGGACGACGTCCAGATCGAGCCGGGCGTCGGGTTCAGCGGGATCGGGTTCACGTGCACCCAGCCGCGACCGCGGGCGTTGAGCTTCTCGGCCAGAAGATCCGCACGCCAGGCGTGATCGTTCATGTCCTTGATGAGCGCGTACTCGATCGAGACGCGGCGGCCGGTCTTGGCGTAGTAGCCGTAGGCTGCGTCGAGCGCCTCGTCGACCTTCCAGCGGGAGTTCACCGGGATGAGCTCGTCGCGCAGGTGGTCGTCGGGAGCGTGCAGCGAGAGCGCGAACGTCACCGGGATGCCCTCGTCGGCGAGCTTGTTGATCGCGGGCACGAGGCCGACGGTCGAGACGGTGATGCCGCGGGCGCTCATGCCGAGGCCGTCCGGCTGCGCGGCGACCATGACGCGCACGGCGTCCATCACCCGCTTGTAGTTCGCGAGCGGCTCACCCATGCCCATGAAGACGATGTTGCTCACGCGCTCCATGCTGTGATCATCGGCCTTCTTGCCGCCGAGGCCGCCCTCGGCGATCAGCCGGTTCGCCCGGACGATCTGCTCGACGATCTCTGCGGTCGACATGTTGCGCGTGAGTCCGGCCTGGCCCGTCGCGCAGAACGGGCAGTTCATGCCGCAGCCGGCCTGGCTCGACACGCACAGCGTGATGCGGCCGGGGTAGCGCATGAGCACCGACTCGACGAGGGCGCCGTCATGCAGCCGCCACAGGAACTTGATGGTGTCGCCACGGTCGGTCTCGAGGCGGCGCACCTCGGTGAGCAGCGAGGGGAGCATTCCTCCGACGAGGTCGTCGCGGATGCCGGCGGGCAGATCGGTCATGTCGGCCGGGTCGGACGTGTAGTGCGTGAAGTAGTGCGTCGACAGCTGCTTCGCACGATATCCAGGCAGCCCCAGTTCTTTGACCTTCTCGATGCGCTCGGCGGGGGTGAGGTCGGCGAGGTGCACGGGCGGTTTGCCGCGCTTGGGGCTTGCGAACTGCAGCAGCGGACGCCCTTCGGCATCCTTCTGCTGGGTCCAGCCCTCTGTCTGGGGCCGCACCTGGGTGCCGGTCGCGCGGACCTTTCCCTGCGCGGGCGCTGTCGCGGGGCGCGTCTCGCGCGCGCGGGGATTCTCGGTCATACCCTCCAGGGTACGCGGTGACGGATGGGAAGCGCCTGGGCCGAAGGGAGCCGCCTGCCTAGACTGAGCACCATGGAGCTCGTGCTGCTGGTCGGAATCGCCATCGTGGTCGTCGTCGGCCTCGTCATCCTCGTCGCCGCGCTGCGCAGCATGCGGCCGAAGGAGCCCGAGGCGCAGGTGTACACGCCATCGCCGACGATGGCACGGACGGCCGCGGCGACCTCGCTCGCGAGCCCGGCATCCGGCCTCACGCCATCGGTGATCGCCGAGATCGACCGGCTCGTCGCAGCCGGCCAGAAGATCCAGGCCATCAAGCTGCTCCGCCAGCGCACGGGCGTCGGCCTGAAGGACGCGAAGGACCGCATCGACCACTGGTCGATCAGCACGACCGCGCCGCACCTCGCGGCCGTCTCGCACGCCTCGGCGGTCGCGACCTCGATCACACCCCAGCCCGGCTCCCCGCGTGGCAGCGTCCCCGTATCCGTCGCTGCCGAGATCGATCGACTGATCACTGCGAACCAGGCCATCCATGCGATCAAGCTGTTCCGCGAGCACACGGGCGTGGGACTCGCCGAGTCGAAGCGCGCGATCGATCACTGGCGGTGAGCTCGGCGCAGCCCATCCTCCGCGCTCGTAAGAGACGATCCGATTCTCAGGAAGATTTGGTATACCAGAAGGATGGGAATCCGACGGATGCTGCTCGCCCCTGCCATCGCGACGACGGTTCTGCTCGCGACGAGCGCGTGCACAGCATCCAGCCCGTCATCCGAGGAGGCATCCGTGTCGAGCGCCACACATGACCTGCTCGCCGCGACCACGGTCGATGCGGCCCGGGCCGCGCTCGACGCAGGGGCCGACATCGAGGCCCGCGGCGACGGCGGCATGACCGCGCTGATCGCCGCGACAAAGAGAGACGACGTCGAGATCGCCCGGCTGCTCGTGGATGCGGGTGCGGACGTGAACGCGAAGGATGACATCCAGGACTCGGCTTTCCTCTATGCCGGCGCGCGCGGACACGACGAGATCCTTCTCCTGACGCTCGAGAACGGCGCCGATCCGACCAGCACGAATCGCTTCGGGGGGACCGCCCTGATTCCGGCGTCCGAACGTGGACTGCTCAGCACCGTGCGGATCCTGCTCGACGCCGGAGTCGATCCCGACCACGTCAACGACCTGGGATGGACCGCTCTGCACGAGGCGATCGTGCTCGGCGACGGCTCGCAGGACTATGTCGACGTCGTCCGAGCGCTGATCGACGGCGGCGCCGACATCGGGATCGCCGACGGCGACGGCGTGCTGCCGCGCGATCTCGCTCTCGCACGCGGGTACGACACGATCGTCGCCGAGCTCGACCGATGATCGATCTCAGCGTCTGGGCCTGGATCGCACTGGGTCTCGCCGCCGCGATCACCGGCCTGTCGAAGGCCGCCGTGCCCGGCGGCGCGACGCTCGCCGTCGTGCTGTTCGCCGCCGTGCTTCCCGCTCGCACCTCGACCGCAGCCATGCTGCTGCTGTTCATCGTGGGCGACGTCTTCGCGCTGATCGCCTACCGCCGGCATGCGCATTGGCCGACGCTGCTCCGCCTCGCTCCCGCCGTGATCGCCGGGCTGCTCGCCGGGTTCGTGTTCCTCGCTCTCGCCGACGACGGCATCGTTCGGCGCGCAGTCGGAGTGATCCTGCTGATGATGATCGCGATCACGCTGTGGCGACGGTGGAGACAGGACAGAGCGGATGCTCCGCCACCGGTCCACGGCGGCATCGTGCTGTCGTCGACCTATGGCGCACTCGGCGGATTCACCACGATGGTCGCGAACGCGGGTGGGCCCGTCATGGCGATGTACTTCCTGGCGACTCGCGCGCAGGTGCAGGTGTTCCTCGGCACCTCCGCCTGGTTCTTCGCGATCGTGAACCTCGTGAAGGTGCCGTTCCTTGCGGGCCTCGGGCTGTTCACGCCTCACGTGCTGCTGATGGACCTGGCCCTCGCACCGCTCGTGGTCGCTGGTGCTCTCGTCGGCCTCCGCATCGCGAAGCGCATTCCGCAGCAGCTGTTCGATCGACTCGTGATCGTGCTCACCGTGGTCGGGGCGGCGTACCTGCTGTTCTGAGAGCGCGTCAGCGCCCGGCCGAGCCCGCGAGCAGTTCCAAGACGCAAAGAGCCGCCAGCCGCACCGTGCGTCCGTCGTCCGCATCGACCGTGGCGTCGACCTCCGCGAGGTCGGCGCTGACGAGCCGATCATCTCCGGCGAGAGCACGCACCAGGGCACGCAGCTCCCACGCGGCGAGCCCGCCGGGAACGCTCGCGGGGCACCCGGGGGCGACCGAACGGTCGGCGGCGTCGACGTCAATGTCGAGATGGATACGGGCGCGTGCGCCGGCCCCGGCGATCTCGAGCGCTTCGGCACTGATCTCGTCGATGCCGCGGCGACGCAGCTCGTCGAGCGTGATCACGCGGATGCCCCAGTCCGCCGCACGCCGCGCGTACGCTGCGGAGTTCGCGAAGTCGGCGATGCCGATCTGCACGATGCGCGCCGGATCGATGCGCTCGGCATCCGGGGCGTCTTCGACCAGGCGCCGCACGGGAGAGCCGTTCGACACCCCGTCGCGCAGGTCGAAGTGCGCGTCGATCGTGATGAGGCCGGTGGCTCGCGCTCCGCGAGCTACCGGATAGGTCAGCGAGTTGTCGCCGCCGAGCGCGACGACGAGGCGTGCGGCATCCGTCAGCTCGGCCACCCGTGCGACCGTCTCGGCGATGCCTGCATCGCCATCGGGCTCGACGATGTCACCGGCGTCGACGATGCGCAGCGCCTCGTTCAGGTCGAGGACGGGCGGGCCCATCAGGGTCGCGCTGTAGCGCTGCAGAGCCTCCCGGACGGCGGCTGGAGTGGCATGGGCGCCCGTGGGCGACAGCGAGGTGCGCCATGTCGGAACTCCGAGGAGGACGGCATCCGCTTTCTCCCCGTCGAACGCGGGCCAGGCCCCGGCCCGCGGCCAGAGCTCGTCGTGAGCCAGCGGCGCATGCACGCCTTTGTTCAGTGCCATGATTCTCCGTTCCGGCGCAGGTCAGGCGACCTGCACGCCGTCCTTCCACACGCGTTCGACCAGCGGCACCCCCGGCCGATAGGCCAGGTGGATCCGCGTCGGCGCCTTCAGCAGCACGAGGTCGGCACGGCGCCCCGGCGCGATCACGCCGATGTCGTCGCGTCGCAGTGCGCGGGCCCCGCCGGCGGTCGCGGCCCAGATGGCCTCGGCGGGGGTCATGCCCATGTCGCGCACCGCGACCGCGATGCAGAACGCCATCGAGCTGGTGAAGCTCGACCCCGGATTGGTGTCGCAGGCGAGCGCCACGGTGACCCCGGCATCGATGAGCCGGCGCGCGTCGGGGTACGGCTGGCGGGTGGAGAACTCCACGCCGGGGAGCAGCGTGAGAACCGTGTCGGATCCGGCGAGCGCCTCGATGTCGGCATCCGTGAGATAGGTCCCGTGGTCGATGGATGCCGCCCCCAGCTCGACGGCGAGCAGAACGCCCGCGCCAGGACCGAGCTGGCTGGCGTGCACGCGGGGCACGAGCCCGCGGGCTGTGCCGGCCTCGAGCACGCGGAGCGACTGCTCGACCGTGAACGCTCCCGTCTCGCAGAACACATCGATCCATTTCGCGTGCGGGGCGCACGCCTCGAGCATCGATCCGATGACGAGGTCGACATAGCCGTCGGGGTCGTCGACGTACTCGACGGGCACCACGTGCGCACCGAGGAAGGTGACCTCGGGCGTCACCTCGGCCGCGAGGCGCACCAGGCGCTCCTCGGTCTCGACATCGAGGCCGTAGCCGCTCTTGATCTCGACGGTGGTCGTGCCCTGCGCGTGCATCTCGTCGATGAAACCGCGCAGCCGGGCGCGCAGTTCGTCGTCGGTCGCGGCGCGGGTGGCGGCGACGGTCGAGCGGATGCCGCCCGCCGCATACTTCTGGCCGGCCATCCGGGCCTCGAACTCGGCTGCGCGATCGCCGCCGAACACGAGATGGCTGTGGCTGTCGACGAAGCCGGGGATCACTGCCCGACCGTCGGCGTCGACGATCGCGTCGGCGTCCGGTGCCTCATCGGCTCCGCCGACCCAGGAGATCAGCCCTTCTTCGAGGAGCACAGCGGCGTCGCGCAGCACCGGCCCCTCGTTCGTCGTCAGTTCGCCGATGTTCGTGATGAGTGTGCGCATGCTGCCTCCTCGACCTCGCCGGGATGTCGCGTCCCGCTCTGCTCCTCATAATCCCCCGACCAGAGGAGGCAGAGCGGGACGCAGTCCGGTGTCAGAGTCCCATCGGGACCTTGAGTCCGCGCTCGCGCGCGATGTCCTTCGCGTGGTCGTAGCCCGCGTCGACGTGGCGCATGACGCCCGTGCCGGGATCGTTGGTCAGCACGCGCTCGAGCTTCTCGGCGGCGAGAGCCGTGCCGTCGGCGACGGTGACCTGGCCGGCGTGGATGGAGCGGCCGATACCGACGCCACCACCATGATGCAGCGACACCCAGCTGGCCCCCGACGCCGTGTTGAGCAGCGCGTTCAGCAGCGGCCAGTCGGCGATCGCGTCGGAGCCGTCCTTCATGGCCTCGGTCTCACGATACGGCGAGGCGACCGAGCCGGAATCCAGGTGATCGCGACCGATCACGATCGGCGCCGACAGCTCCCCCGAGGCGACCATCTCGTTGAACTTGAGCCCGGCGAGGTGGCGCTCCTTGTAGCCGAGCCAGCAGATGCGTGCGGGCAGCCCCTCGAAGTGCACCTTCTCGCCGGCCTTGTCGAGCCAGCGGTGAAGAGCGGCGTCTTCGGGGAACAGCTCGGCGATCGCACGGTCGGTCTTGCGGATGTCCTCGGGGTCGCCCGACAGCGCCGCCCAGCGGAACGGGCCGCGGCCCTCTTCGAACTGCGGGCGGATGTACGCGGGCACGAAGCCGGGGAACTCGAAGGCCCGGTCGAAGCCACCGAGCACGGCCTCGGCGCGGATCGAGTTGCCGTAGTCGAAGACCGCGGCCCCGCCATCCTGGAAAGCGACCATGGCCTCGACGTGCGCGGCCATGGCTTCGCGCGAGCGACGGGTGAACTCCTCGGGGTCGCGCTCTGCCTCGGCCTTCCAGTCCTCGACCGAGATGCCGATCGGCAGGTAGGCGAGCGGATCGTGTGCGCTCGTCTGATCGGTCACGATGTCGATAGGCACACCGCGGCGGAACAGTTCGGGGAAGACCTCTGCCGCGTTGCCGACGATGCCGACCGAGAGCGCCTCGCCGGCGTCCTTGGCGGCAACCGCACGGGCGATGGCCTCGTCGAGGTCGGTGTAGTAGACGTCGAGGTAGCCGTGGTCGACGCGACGGGCGAGACGGCTCTCGTCGACGTCGACGATCAGCACGGCGCCGTCGTTCATGGTGACGGCGAGCGGCTGCGCACCGCCCATGCCGCCTGCACCGCCGGTGAGCGACAGCGTGCCCTTGAGCGACTCCCTGCCGAGCGAGCGGGCGACGGCCGCGAAGGTCTCGTAGGTGCCCTGCAGAATGCCCTGTGAGCCGATGTAGATCCACGAGCCGGCGGTCATCTGGCCGTACATCGTGAGTCCCAGCTGCTCGAGACGGCGGAACTCGGGCCAGGTGGCCCAGTCGCCGACGAGGTTCGAGTTGGCGATGAGCACGCGCGGTGCCCATTCGTGAGTCCGGAAGACGCCGACGGGCTTGCCCGACTGCACGAGCAGGGTCTCGTCGGGCTCGAGCTCGTCGAGCGTGCGCACGATCGCGTCGTACGCCTCCCAGCTGCGGGCGGCCTTGCCCGTGCCGCCGTAGACCACGAGGTCCTCGGGATGCTCGGCGACCGCGGGGTCGAGGTTGTTCATCAGCATCCGCTTGGCGGCCTCGGCGCCCCAGCTCTTGGCCGTGCGCTGATTGCCGCGCGGGGCGCGGACCGTGCGTGCTTCGACAGGCTCAGCAACCCAGTTCATCATGATGTGTGCTCCTTTGCGATGCGTGCGACGGCGCCGGACTGCACGAGCGCGGTCACGGCCTCCATGTCGGGAGAGAGGAAACGGTCGGGGCCGGGGCCGCCGGCGACGGTGCGGACGAGATCGCGGACGGCCCCCGTGGCGGGTCCGGCCTGCAGCGGTGCGCGCAGGTCGAGCGCGCGGGCGCCGGTGAGGATCTCGATCGCGAGGACGCGGCCGAGGCCGTCGATGGCCCTGCGCAGCTTGCGTCCGGCGGCCCAGCCCATCGAGACGTGATCCTCCTGCATGGCCGACGAAGGAATTGAATCGACG includes:
- a CDS encoding DUF4407 domain-containing protein translates to MAYSAHRPGRMDSQGRISFDTDAPQGSVTDDDLDFLRAFEPSGSESAADTATHPIEVIDPLEAEPAPASTIREKKERTPRPKRDKKPRVPGSRLRTLAILGGAEGEILDRVPGETPRFVQMFFVLAGTALVSAISMLFALTTGVGALIWLAVPLAIVWALIIFNLDRFLTSTMASTKNIWRLIGLAIPRVIMAAIIGFVVAEPLVLQIFHNDIAREVASTNITQAQSDQDALETGPEKKALDAASAHLAELQNQAATGIVAGTDSSSASEAAAQSTVDDLTAKMTAQQAVIDQARVLYQCELTGEGAGTVPGCTGVNGEGASSDAAQAQLAEAQQTYDALAAQLRTANEELAAAGSSAKENTATSEKQNRTEAQSQLPAAQKTYDAALAAYNARADAVAQGNAGATGLLSQISGLNRLSEKEPTILWAHWLIAALFFMIELLPVLVKVLTSYGEPTLYEKAAAIRKQVALDKVTAEGFRDRADIVSAQSQAVDSSLAEAAPAETSVPAPAPVPPPAPASPPAPAQAT
- a CDS encoding SixA phosphatase family protein encodes the protein MKTLLLARHAKSDWDVFGAADHDRTLNSRGRRDAPAMARRLIDDGLRVDRIVSSSAARARSTADDYAAAFGLAVVEEPLLYEASSRSILAIAAALPDESEVAMLVGHNPGMSDAVGELTGAFEGLPTCAVAECAVDVGSWAELIEGTGRLLRVRTPRDDE
- a CDS encoding TetR/AcrR family transcriptional regulator; its protein translation is MSSSRAGYHHGDLAHALETAAMQLLAEKPAHEISLREVARAADVSHNAPYHHFADRRGLLKVLAERSMADLVSEVRTATADVDPVSALIAGGAAYLRFAVERPNSFDVIYDPTVCIPGDPSEVMAPLIVDLENLLGAASAAAGLADAEDFLGVWGLMHGLATLCAAGHFPLEAALAAYDASIRRMLPG
- a CDS encoding NAD(P)H-dependent oxidoreductase, with translation MASALVIDGHPDARSLTAELARRYAEAHGDARVLALRDLEFDPSLRFGYRERMTLEPDLVDAKSALHEAATVVVFTPLWWGSVPAILKGFFDRALLPQQEYRYTKLGLPEGLLHARNGRLFLLADTPWFLAPFTGLPAQTHVARGTLKFCGVRSVRTHRMLGVKDAAPERVSAWLDRAAALGARDGIRDAARDGGHRGASVITQEFVGSTAS
- the rlmN gene encoding 23S rRNA (adenine(2503)-C(2))-methyltransferase RlmN; this encodes MTENPRARETRPATAPAQGKVRATGTQVRPQTEGWTQQKDAEGRPLLQFASPKRGKPPVHLADLTPAERIEKVKELGLPGYRAKQLSTHYFTHYTSDPADMTDLPAGIRDDLVGGMLPSLLTEVRRLETDRGDTIKFLWRLHDGALVESVLMRYPGRITLCVSSQAGCGMNCPFCATGQAGLTRNMSTAEIVEQIVRANRLIAEGGLGGKKADDHSMERVSNIVFMGMGEPLANYKRVMDAVRVMVAAQPDGLGMSARGITVSTVGLVPAINKLADEGIPVTFALSLHAPDDHLRDELIPVNSRWKVDEALDAAYGYYAKTGRRVSIEYALIKDMNDHAWRADLLAEKLNARGRGWVHVNPIPLNPTPGSIWTSSDKDVQNEFVRRLNDAGIPTTLRDTRGKEIDGACGQLVATTEDEAASAAMA
- a CDS encoding ankyrin repeat domain-containing protein, translating into MGIRRMLLAPAIATTVLLATSACTASSPSSEEASVSSATHDLLAATTVDAARAALDAGADIEARGDGGMTALIAATKRDDVEIARLLVDAGADVNAKDDIQDSAFLYAGARGHDEILLLTLENGADPTSTNRFGGTALIPASERGLLSTVRILLDAGVDPDHVNDLGWTALHEAIVLGDGSQDYVDVVRALIDGGADIGIADGDGVLPRDLALARGYDTIVAELDR
- a CDS encoding sulfite exporter TauE/SafE family protein, giving the protein MIDLSVWAWIALGLAAAITGLSKAAVPGGATLAVVLFAAVLPARTSTAAMLLLFIVGDVFALIAYRRHAHWPTLLRLAPAVIAGLLAGFVFLALADDGIVRRAVGVILLMMIAITLWRRWRQDRADAPPPVHGGIVLSSTYGALGGFTTMVANAGGPVMAMYFLATRAQVQVFLGTSAWFFAIVNLVKVPFLAGLGLFTPHVLLMDLALAPLVVAGALVGLRIAKRIPQQLFDRLVIVLTVVGAAYLLF
- a CDS encoding arginase family protein — translated: MALNKGVHAPLAHDELWPRAGAWPAFDGEKADAVLLGVPTWRTSLSPTGAHATPAAVREALQRYSATLMGPPVLDLNEALRIVDAGDIVEPDGDAGIAETVARVAELTDAARLVVALGGDNSLTYPVARGARATGLITIDAHFDLRDGVSNGSPVRRLVEDAPDAERIDPARIVQIGIADFANSAAYARRAADWGIRVITLDELRRRGIDEISAEALEIAGAGARARIHLDIDVDAADRSVAPGCPASVPGGLAAWELRALVRALAGDDRLVSADLAEVDATVDADDGRTVRLAALCVLELLAGSAGR
- the hutI gene encoding imidazolonepropionase, with product MRTLITNIGELTTNEGPVLRDAAVLLEEGLISWVGGADEAPDADAIVDADGRAVIPGFVDSHSHLVFGGDRAAEFEARMAGQKYAAGGIRSTVAATRAATDDELRARLRGFIDEMHAQGTTTVEIKSGYGLDVETEERLVRLAAEVTPEVTFLGAHVVPVEYVDDPDGYVDLVIGSMLEACAPHAKWIDVFCETGAFTVEQSLRVLEAGTARGLVPRVHASQLGPGAGVLLAVELGAASIDHGTYLTDADIEALAGSDTVLTLLPGVEFSTRQPYPDARRLIDAGVTVALACDTNPGSSFTSSMAFCIAVAVRDMGMTPAEAIWAATAGGARALRRDDIGVIAPGRRADLVLLKAPTRIHLAYRPGVPLVERVWKDGVQVA
- the hutU gene encoding urocanate hydratase — translated: MMNWVAEPVEARTVRAPRGNQRTAKSWGAEAAKRMLMNNLDPAVAEHPEDLVVYGGTGKAARSWEAYDAIVRTLDELEPDETLLVQSGKPVGVFRTHEWAPRVLIANSNLVGDWATWPEFRRLEQLGLTMYGQMTAGSWIYIGSQGILQGTYETFAAVARSLGRESLKGTLSLTGGAGGMGGAQPLAVTMNDGAVLIVDVDESRLARRVDHGYLDVYYTDLDEAIARAVAAKDAGEALSVGIVGNAAEVFPELFRRGVPIDIVTDQTSAHDPLAYLPIGISVEDWKAEAERDPEEFTRRSREAMAAHVEAMVAFQDGGAAVFDYGNSIRAEAVLGGFDRAFEFPGFVPAYIRPQFEEGRGPFRWAALSGDPEDIRKTDRAIAELFPEDAALHRWLDKAGEKVHFEGLPARICWLGYKERHLAGLKFNEMVASGELSAPIVIGRDHLDSGSVASPYRETEAMKDGSDAIADWPLLNALLNTASGASWVSLHHGGGVGIGRSIHAGQVTVADGTALAAEKLERVLTNDPGTGVMRHVDAGYDHAKDIARERGLKVPMGL